CAATTATATGAAGGCCAAGGCGATCACAGGTATCTGGCCCGCGGGAGAGAGGCTTGTAGTCTGCATTGCACCCAACCAGTACGCCGAGCAATTGCTGCGCCGCGCCTATAATATCGCGCACGATACGCATGCCGATTGGTATGCCGTCTATGTGAATGCGCCGTCCCTCAAAGAGCCATCGGAGGCGGAAAAGGGATATCTGGCAAATGCCCTGAATCTGGCTGAAGAACTGGGCGCAAAGACTCTAACCCTGACCGGAACTGATATCGCCGATGAAATACTCCGTTTTGCCGGGGAGAAGAGTATCACCCATATCGTCATCGGAAAACCGTTAAGGTCTCCCCTATCCAGATTTTGGAAAGAATCCCCCATTGATCGCTTGCTCCAGGCGAAGACTGATTGCGAAATCCACCTCGTGACCCCCATGGTTACCAAGAAAGAAGTGGTGGTAAGGCCTGACACGAGGGTGTTTGCTTTTCACCCTAAAGCCTACGCGGTCCCGCTCGTCATGATTGCCGCCATTACCGGTCTCAACTTTTTTCTCCAGACGGTTATCCATCCGAGGACGCTCGTATTTCTCTATCTCGTTGCAACCATAGCGAGCGCGCTTTTCTTCGGCATGATGCCCTCCTTATTCGCGTCCATAGTGAGCCTCTTGATTTTTGACTACTTCTTCGTGGAGCCCCGTTTTAGCTTCAGTATGTATCACACCTACGATGTGGTTAATGTGGTGGTATTCTTTTTCACCTCCGTGGTCGTGGGCCATCTCGTCAAGATAACCAGACAGCAGAACCGTTCCCTGCAACTTCGTGTGGAGCGGATCTCCCTCATCGAAGAGATGAGCAAGGAACTTCTCATGATGCCCCCAGTGGAGCAACTCGTGGACGGGTTTACGGAGAACCCGACGGACCTGAAGAATATTCTTCCTCTGTTACGCACAACTGTGCTCGACGACATCAGTCATATTCTGATCAAGTACATCACGAAGGTGACGGATGTGCCGGCCTTCGTACTCTTCAGCCGGAAGGACGGCGCACTTCAGGTGTGGGCAAAGAGCAGACCGGATACAAACTTGAGCCCCCACGAAATTGCCGTGGCCGAATGGACCTACCGGCATGGAGAGATTGCCGGCGCCGGCACTCAGACCTTAGCCGATGTCAAGGTCTGTTTTGTGCCCATGAAAACTCAGGAAGAGACGGTCGGTGTCATAGGCATTAGCCATTCATATAAGGGGCTACTTTTGGACCAGCGCAGAATACTGAGCGCCATATCGGGGCTGTCATCGCTCGGCGCCGTGCGTTGGATACATGTATAGGGTCGTGCCGACGTTGGGGGGGTAGGACTGCCCGCAAGAGAACTACTTAACAGGATACGGTTGCCTGCAATTCTCTATGCACGAAGAGTATTGCGCCACCGCCTTCTCCACCTCATCTTGGAAAGTGAGCTTGTTGTGGGTGTTTGCATAGTCATCCTCAATATTCCGTATTTGATGCGTATGCCGATAAAGACATTCCTGCTGACAGTCCGGAAAAGCCCCCCGTTCCCTTCCGTTCGTTTGGGTTCTAGCGGGGAAAACAATGAAGAGCGTTGCCACGCAGAGAACGGCTATTGTCGCTAAGAGAACGGCCAGGAGGCTGGATAGTTTGAAACGGTTCATTTGTTTCCTCCGTGAGCATCGGTTTTTTTGGAAAGGTTATCCATGGCAAGGTTCAGTTCCAAAACATTGACCATTGTATCTGCCCAGAAATATTGCTTCTGCGCCACACGCTCAATGGTCTTCTCCACGATTTCGCCCGAAAGACCACGTTCTCTCGCCACTCGCGCCTTTTGAACGAGGGCTGACTGTACACTGATGTGGGGATCAAGTCCGCTTGCCGAAGCGAGGACGAGGTCGGCAGGCAGGGGCGTAGCGCTTTCAAGACCATTCTCTGTGCGAAGCGACGCTACCCTGGCTGTCACGTCTTTAAGGAATGAGCTATTCGACGGTCCCGCGTTGCTGCCTCCGGAATTACTTGCGTCATAGGGTTTGGGGAGCGCTGAGGGACGCCCATGAAAATAGGCCGGGCCGGAAAAATCCTGGCCGATGAGTCTGCTTCCCACTATTCTGTCATTTGACCTGATGAGGCTACCCTGCGCCTGATAGTTCATCGTGAGATTCGATATGCCGCTTACGATGAAGGGATAAACAAGTCCTGTTAAAACGGACATCACGATGAAGGTGAGCACAGAGCGAATGAGATATTTCATGGCACGCCTCCTTAAGCGAGATGCAAAAGCATGATCGCGAGATCGATGAGTTTGATGCCTATGAAGGGCAAAATGAGTCCGCCCACGCCGTAGATCACGAGGTTTCTCGTCAAAAGGTTCATAGCCGTGGTAGGACGGTACTTGATGCCCTTGAGCGATAAGGGTATGAGCATGGGGATGATTATGGCATTGAATATTATGGCTGAAAGGATCGCACTGGCAGGCGTTGCGAGCCTCATAATGTTGAGCAGGCCGAGCACAGGGAAGGCGCTAACGAAGATGGCGGGGATGATGGCGAAATATTTGGCCACGTCATTAGCCACACTGAAGGTGGTGAGTGCTCCACGTGTCATGAGGATCTGTTTTCCGATCTCGACGATATCCAGGAGCTTGGTCGGATTCGAGTCGAGGTCCACCATATTTGCTGCCTCCCGGGACGCCTGTGTGCCCGCGTTCATGGCAACGGCCACATCGGCCTGGGCGAGTGCCGGCGCGTCATTGGTACCGTCTCCGATCATAGCGACGAGATTGCCTTCCGCCTGATACGTGCGAATGAGCTTCAATTTTTCCTCAGGGCGGGCCTGGGCAACGAAATCGTCAATGCCTGCCTCGGCCGCTATGGCGGCGGCTGTGAGCGGATTATCGCCGGTGATCATGATTGACCGAATACCGAGGAGGCGAAGCTGATGGAGCCGTTCCTTGATACCTTCCTTGAGCATATCTTTGAGATAGATGACACCGAGTGCCTTTGCGGAATCGGCTACCACAAGAGGGGTCCCGCCCTCGCGGCCGATGCGGTCCACAGACATAGCCACGCTTTCCGGCACCGCCCCGCCTTTCTCGACCACGAACTGAAAGACCGCATCTGCGGCACCCTTGCGAATTTCCCTTCCATCCCAGGTGATGCCGCTCATTCTTAGTTCAGGAGTAAACGGAATGAAGACGGCCCCCGAGGCGGTCTTGATGTCGCGA
This sequence is a window from Syntrophorhabdaceae bacterium. Protein-coding genes within it:
- the kdpC gene encoding potassium-transporting ATPase subunit KdpC, which produces MKYLIRSVLTFIVMSVLTGLVYPFIVSGISNLTMNYQAQGSLIRSNDRIVGSRLIGQDFSGPAYFHGRPSALPKPYDASNSGGSNAGPSNSSFLKDVTARVASLRTENGLESATPLPADLVLASASGLDPHISVQSALVQKARVARERGLSGEIVEKTIERVAQKQYFWADTMVNVLELNLAMDNLSKKTDAHGGNK
- a CDS encoding DUF4118 domain-containing protein codes for the protein NYMKAKAITGIWPAGERLVVCIAPNQYAEQLLRRAYNIAHDTHADWYAVYVNAPSLKEPSEAEKGYLANALNLAEELGAKTLTLTGTDIADEILRFAGEKSITHIVIGKPLRSPLSRFWKESPIDRLLQAKTDCEIHLVTPMVTKKEVVVRPDTRVFAFHPKAYAVPLVMIAAITGLNFFLQTVIHPRTLVFLYLVATIASALFFGMMPSLFASIVSLLIFDYFFVEPRFSFSMYHTYDVVNVVVFFFTSVVVGHLVKITRQQNRSLQLRVERISLIEEMSKELLMMPPVEQLVDGFTENPTDLKNILPLLRTTVLDDISHILIKYITKVTDVPAFVLFSRKDGALQVWAKSRPDTNLSPHEIAVAEWTYRHGEIAGAGTQTLADVKVCFVPMKTQEETVGVIGISHSYKGLLLDQRRILSAISGLSSLGAVRWIHV